From the Hevea brasiliensis isolate MT/VB/25A 57/8 chromosome 15, ASM3005281v1, whole genome shotgun sequence genome, one window contains:
- the LOC110653992 gene encoding glycine-rich protein A3 has translation MGGGKDKDKHDEHDKGLFGHGYGHGVPGYPPGQYPPAPGSYPPQGYPPAGYPPGAYPPSGYPPGAPSGYPPAGYPGPSAPHHSGHGGVGAMIAGGAAAAAAAYGAHHLSHGAHPGGHFGYGSHKPGKFKHHGGKFKHHGGGKFKHGKHGKHGKHGMFGGKFKKWK, from the exons ATGGGAGGTGGAAAGGACAAGGACAAACATGATGAACATGATAAAGGTCTTTTTGGGCATGGGTATGGTCATGGTGTCCCTGGATACCCTCCAGGACAATACCCTCCAGCACCTGGGTCATACCCACCACAGGGATACCCTCCAGCAGGCTATCCACCTGGTGCTTATCCTCCATCTGGCTATCCTCCTGGTGCTCCTAGTGGTTACCCACCAGCCGGGTATCCTGGTCCCTCTGCACCACACCATTCAG GACATGGTGGCGTAGGGGCAATGATTGCTGGGGGTGCTGCTGCAGCAGCTGCTGCTTATGGTGCACACCATCTGTCGCATGGTGCACATCCCGGTGGTCACTTTGGATATGGTTCACACAAGCCTGGCAAGTTCAAGCATCACGGAGGCAAGTTCAAGCACCATGGTGGTGGTAAGTTCAAGCATGGGAAGCATGGGAAGCATGGAAAACATGGAATGTTTGGAGGGAAGTTCAAGAAATGGAAGTGA